ACGGTCGGCTTCTTCGTCATCCGCCGCCTCGGCAAGATCGAAGTATGAGAAGGCCCTGATGACCGACATGACGATCTCGATGCTGACGACATCGCTCACGACGCCGACGCTCACGACCTCGACGCTCACGACCTCGACGCTCACGACCTCGGCGGGAGCGGCGTCGACGTCGACGTTCACGACCTCGGCGGCGACGACGACCGCGACCCCCCCCTTCCTCCCCCTCCTCCTGGCCCTCCTGACGGCGATCTCCGTGGCGGGTGTGCTCCTCGGCATCCGTATGATCCGCGCCGACGCGAAACTCCCGAGCGACCTGGCCCTCGCCCTGGAGGTCGGCGCCACCCGCGTCTCCAAGACCGGCTCGGCCGTCGACCGCCTGGGCATGCGCTTCGCCCCGCTGGTCCTGCGCCTCATGGGCCCGCGCCGGGTCGAGGCCAAACGCCACCGCATCGACATGGCGGGCAACCCCGGCGGCCTCACCCTCAACCGCTACGCCGCCCGCCGGGCCGTCTACGGCTTCTTCGGCGCCTTCATGGGCCTCGTCTTCCTCACCAGCGGGCGCCCCCTGTTCGCCGCGTTCACCTTCGCCTTCGGTCTCCTCGCCGCCGACGCGGCGATCTGGCAGGCCATCCGCGAGCGTAAGGACGTCATCGACCGCACGCTGCCGGACTTCCTGGACGTCCTGGCCGTGGTCGTCTCGGCGGGCCTGGGGTTCCGCCAGGCCCTCGACCGGGTGGCGGAGAAGTACGAGGGCCCCTGGGCCGACGAACTGCGCATCACGCTCCGCCAGATGGACATGGGCGTCAGCCGCCGCCAGGCCTTCGACGAACTCCGCAGGCGCAACTCCTCCGAACAGGTCGCCCAGTTCGTCTCGGCGCTCCAACAGGGCGAGGAACTCGGCTCTCCCATCGCCGAGACCCTGATCCAACTGGCCGCCGACATGCGCCGCACCGACGCGCAGAACGCCCGCCGCCGAGCCGCCCGCACCATCCCCAAGGCCACCCTCGTCACCCTCGTCTTCATGCTCCCGGCCACGATGATCCTCATCGCCACGGGCATGTTCCTGGGCTCGGGCACCAACTTCGGCGACATCCT
This genomic stretch from Streptomyces deccanensis harbors:
- a CDS encoding DUF5936 domain-containing protein, which translates into the protein MTDMTISMLTTSLTTPTLTTSTLTTSTLTTSAGAASTSTFTTSAATTTATPPFLPLLLALLTAISVAGVLLGIRMIRADAKLPSDLALALEVGATRVSKTGSAVDRLGMRFAPLVLRLMGPRRVEAKRHRIDMAGNPGGLTLNRYAARRAVYGFFGAFMGLVFLTSGRPLFAAFTFAFGLLAADAAIWQAIRERKDVIDRTLPDFLDVLAVVVSAGLGFRQALDRVAEKYEGPWADELRITLRQMDMGVSRRQAFDELRRRNSSEQVAQFVSALQQGEELGSPIAETLIQLAADMRRTDAQNARRRAARTIPKATLVTLVFMLPATMILIATGMFLGSGTNFGDILGR